A region from the Geobacter benzoatilyticus genome encodes:
- a CDS encoding tyrosine-type recombinase/integrase: MKQFTEKFLASIKPQQKKFVVREGRGFALQVLPSGSKTFLYIFELNKQKGYLQLGNYPATSLADARIAYNDAFKLVKRGIDPREEKKAVAEEQAKAAREAAQEVEAAAAAVSHLGKYTFDTLVADGVPENFVPTTVEQLAGVWFVNYSKENHSERWQGSAVSCIKVHILPNIGQMEIAAVRHKHAVTLIQKIASTVPGSARNTMKFARQMFKYACRQEWAEIQPFIEITESVPKIAPKADERHLDDDEVIKAWDEISKASSSREIKRALKLILVTAQRPGEVAQMHRDQVKGRWWTIPAEVAGKNEREHRVYLTDTAIELVGDGKGYIFPSERGKRGHVSQNALSQAINRGYLSDEVVKVVGNRNIKARKEPYFGMKPWSPHDLRRTARTNMARVGVSDEVGEEVVNHIKPGVVGVYNKYRYDNEKKEALIKWEGLLLEILKAKPVAEENLAEVV, encoded by the coding sequence ATGAAGCAGTTTACGGAAAAATTCCTCGCGTCGATCAAGCCCCAACAGAAGAAGTTCGTGGTCAGAGAAGGACGGGGGTTTGCACTCCAGGTCCTCCCCTCTGGTTCAAAAACTTTCCTGTACATCTTTGAGCTAAACAAGCAGAAGGGGTACTTGCAACTTGGCAACTACCCGGCGACTTCCCTGGCGGATGCAAGAATAGCATACAACGACGCGTTCAAGCTAGTAAAAAGGGGCATTGACCCACGTGAGGAGAAGAAAGCCGTTGCCGAGGAACAGGCGAAGGCTGCAAGGGAAGCAGCCCAGGAAGTGGAGGCTGCTGCCGCTGCAGTGTCCCATCTGGGAAAATACACCTTTGACACCCTTGTCGCTGACGGGGTACCCGAGAATTTCGTTCCTACGACCGTTGAGCAGCTTGCCGGCGTCTGGTTCGTCAACTACTCGAAAGAAAACCATTCCGAGCGTTGGCAAGGATCCGCGGTGAGCTGTATTAAAGTTCATATACTTCCGAACATTGGGCAAATGGAAATCGCTGCCGTAAGACACAAACATGCTGTAACCCTCATCCAGAAAATTGCTTCCACCGTGCCGGGCTCGGCACGCAATACCATGAAATTTGCCAGACAGATGTTCAAGTATGCTTGTCGACAGGAATGGGCCGAGATTCAGCCGTTCATCGAGATTACGGAGTCAGTGCCGAAGATTGCGCCGAAAGCCGATGAACGCCATCTTGATGATGACGAGGTCATCAAGGCTTGGGATGAGATCAGTAAAGCATCAAGCTCTCGTGAAATTAAGCGTGCTTTGAAGCTTATCCTTGTCACAGCACAACGTCCCGGCGAGGTAGCACAAATGCACCGCGATCAGGTCAAGGGGAGATGGTGGACAATCCCGGCTGAGGTAGCAGGGAAGAACGAGAGGGAGCATCGGGTCTACCTGACGGACACGGCCATTGAACTGGTCGGGGATGGCAAAGGCTATATCTTTCCCTCGGAGAGGGGAAAGCGAGGGCATGTTTCACAAAACGCTCTATCTCAGGCGATAAATCGCGGTTACTTGAGCGACGAAGTGGTGAAGGTCGTCGGCAACCGGAACATCAAGGCAAGAAAGGAACCGTACTTCGGCATGAAACCGTGGTCACCCCATGATCTTCGTCGCACCGCCCGCACAAATATGGCACGGGTCGGAGTTTCTGATGAGGTTGGCGAGGAGGTAGTTAACCACATCAAGCCTGGCGTCGTGGGAGTGTACAACAAGTATCGCTACGACAACGAGAAGAAGGAGGCCCTCATCAAGTGGGAAGGCCTTCTCCTTGAAATTCTAAAAGCCAAACCGGTCGCTGAGGAGAATCTCGCAGAAGTTGTCTGA
- a CDS encoding nucleotidyl transferase AbiEii/AbiGii toxin family protein, giving the protein MIDRAYITEWQQTAPWSQRYQVEQDLIICRVLVEIFNHPLLTEQLAFRGGTALFKLHLPPARYSEDIDLVQVEAGPIGPVMDALQEKLNPWLGVPKRKQSEGRVTLTYRMESEEGLPLKLKVEINSREHFSVLGLERRQFSVESRWFSGSTTILTYQLDELLGTKVRALYQRKKGRDLFDLWKAFSLIEINPAQVVDCFLRYMEHEGHRVSRAEFEMNLGEKLRDPRFLEDIGPLLMRNSGWDLQKAAEFVMNELVARLPGEAWQGGKTDE; this is encoded by the coding sequence TTGATCGATCGTGCCTATATCACTGAATGGCAGCAAACTGCTCCTTGGTCGCAACGCTACCAGGTGGAGCAGGACCTTATCATTTGCCGGGTGTTGGTTGAAATATTCAACCACCCCCTGCTAACGGAACAGCTTGCGTTCCGGGGTGGCACGGCCCTGTTCAAGCTTCATCTTCCACCGGCTCGCTATTCCGAGGATATTGACTTGGTTCAAGTCGAGGCCGGACCCATTGGTCCGGTGATGGATGCGCTACAGGAAAAACTCAATCCCTGGCTTGGCGTCCCGAAGCGGAAACAGTCCGAAGGACGAGTTACGCTCACCTACCGGATGGAGTCGGAAGAAGGCTTGCCATTGAAACTCAAGGTTGAAATCAATTCCCGTGAACATTTTTCAGTACTCGGACTCGAGAGGCGGCAATTTTCTGTCGAGTCACGCTGGTTCAGTGGAAGTACCACCATACTGACCTACCAGCTCGATGAACTGCTGGGAACCAAGGTCAGGGCTTTATATCAGAGAAAGAAAGGACGTGATCTTTTCGATCTCTGGAAAGCTTTTTCCTTGATCGAGATAAACCCAGCGCAGGTTGTCGACTGCTTTCTGAGGTACATGGAGCATGAAGGTCATCGCGTTTCCCGTGCGGAGTTTGAGATGAATCTCGGCGAGAAACTCAGGGACCCAAGGTTCCTTGAGGATATCGGGCCTCTACTGATGCGGAACAGCGGGTGGGATCTTCAAAAGGCCGCGGAGTTTGTAATGAATGAGCTGGTTGCCCGTTTGCCGGGGGAGGCGTGGCAGGGCGGAAAAACAGACGAGTGA
- a CDS encoding type IV toxin-antitoxin system AbiEi family antitoxin, whose amino-acid sequence MKIIDEFAAQGRFCFSFAEMVKRLDASPVAIKSALNRLKKKGVLALPYQEFYVILPPEHRARGCLPPQQFIPDLMEYLGEAYYVGLLSAAEFHGAAHHRPQVFQVVVAKARRPIECGQVRVEFVFRKNAASIPTEPRNTTAGTVKISTPEATAIDLVGYVRRCAGLDNVATVLAELSEKIDVGRLVEVAQHSPIAWVQRLGYLLELLEEHDKADLLADYLKTCHPMPTPLEPGTSIKGAKKNSRWQVFINTDVEPEL is encoded by the coding sequence ATGAAGATTATAGACGAATTTGCGGCACAGGGCCGTTTCTGCTTTTCGTTCGCCGAAATGGTAAAACGGCTTGATGCTTCCCCAGTGGCGATCAAGTCTGCCCTGAACCGATTGAAGAAGAAGGGAGTACTGGCCTTACCCTACCAGGAATTCTACGTGATTCTCCCACCCGAACACCGTGCTCGTGGTTGTCTGCCGCCACAGCAGTTCATCCCCGATCTGATGGAGTATCTTGGAGAAGCCTATTATGTCGGCCTATTGAGCGCCGCCGAGTTTCATGGTGCAGCTCATCATCGGCCCCAAGTCTTTCAGGTAGTCGTGGCAAAGGCCCGGCGCCCCATTGAGTGCGGACAGGTCAGGGTGGAATTTGTTTTCAGGAAAAATGCAGCCAGTATTCCGACCGAGCCGAGGAATACTACCGCCGGCACTGTGAAAATTTCAACTCCCGAAGCTACGGCCATTGATCTCGTAGGATATGTTCGCCGCTGCGCGGGTCTGGATAATGTTGCCACCGTGCTGGCCGAGCTGTCAGAGAAGATCGACGTCGGACGGCTGGTAGAGGTGGCTCAGCATTCACCCATTGCCTGGGTGCAGCGGTTGGGTTATCTCCTTGAACTACTCGAAGAGCATGACAAAGCGGATCTGCTTGCCGATTACCTGAAAACCTGCCATCCAATGCCGACCCCCCTAGAGCCGGGAACCAGCATCAAGGGGGCTAAGAAGAACAGCCGCTGGCAGGTCTTTATAAATACTGACGTGGAGCCTGAACTTTGA
- a CDS encoding lytic transglycosylase domain-containing protein, producing the protein MRRLVMATLLGTVLSFSGTAGAFCFEEAGAEYGISPLLLRTISKGESNFNPVAVNYNTNGSYDFGLMQINSSWAPTLRKMGIPWEALADPCTNVKVGAWVLSQCVQDYGYTWAAVGCYNSRTPSKRNRYASRIARLMSREPVTPQQPRQEQGQVAIATGSLQDSPWEAVFGHASR; encoded by the coding sequence ATGCGCAGACTCGTCATGGCAACGCTTCTGGGAACCGTTCTCAGTTTCAGCGGGACAGCAGGCGCCTTCTGCTTCGAGGAGGCGGGAGCCGAGTACGGCATCTCGCCCCTACTCCTCCGGACCATCTCCAAGGGGGAAAGCAACTTCAATCCTGTCGCCGTCAATTACAACACCAATGGGAGCTACGACTTCGGCCTCATGCAGATCAACTCCTCGTGGGCGCCAACTCTGCGGAAGATGGGCATCCCCTGGGAAGCGCTCGCCGATCCCTGCACAAATGTCAAGGTCGGGGCCTGGGTGCTTTCCCAGTGCGTTCAGGACTATGGCTACACGTGGGCCGCAGTCGGTTGCTACAACTCGCGCACCCCGTCGAAACGGAACAGATACGCTTCCAGGATCGCCCGGCTGATGAGCCGAGAGCCGGTGACGCCGCAGCAGCCCAGGCAGGAACAAGGGCAGGTGGCAATTGCCACCGGTTCCCTGCAAGACTCGCCATGGGAAGCGGTTTTCGGCCATGCTTCCCGCTGA
- a CDS encoding type IV secretory system conjugative DNA transfer family protein yields MFSFRKRPQDEPLTHIGTGVNMEHPTKIVPLSIPDTYRKRHMFVFGTTGVGKTRLCENLIEQDINKGYSVVYFDPKGDQQIFTKIFDVARSAGRLDELMLVTPIFPEYSSVVDPMAFYFMIDELVGHIISGIQGGKEPFYRNIAKEITTAVITANILLATEEGRLPVMNIDTIRQSIRRDALEETMNALRRIGTHEADLTAGMLEDILKSPMEYYAKVSSTLRTALMELSSGNIGKIIGQADSNRFIKRLEEGKRVILVVHTGTMITREAAATLGKVLLSMIQSFIGRVYLSNKQKVDPPLSVYIDEAQSLFYQGVEDLFAKAGSADVMVTAFAQSVNQVYAVVGEEFGKSILDNTNTKIFMRCSDAETSEYVVKHFGVRNVLTGIFGSNQVTTREVEQDILKVQDILGLQPREFYMLTYSGRFKGTTLDAPNPKLKIIFPEAPAVISSFNDYRSRNETDNP; encoded by the coding sequence ATGTTTTCATTTCGCAAGCGTCCACAAGATGAACCCCTGACCCATATCGGAACCGGGGTCAACATGGAGCACCCGACGAAGATCGTCCCCCTGTCCATCCCCGACACCTACCGAAAAAGGCACATGTTCGTGTTCGGCACGACAGGTGTCGGCAAGACGAGGCTCTGCGAGAACCTTATCGAACAGGACATCAACAAGGGTTATTCTGTCGTCTACTTCGACCCCAAGGGAGATCAGCAGATTTTCACGAAGATCTTCGACGTAGCGCGCAGCGCGGGACGCCTCGACGAACTGATGCTCGTGACCCCCATCTTTCCGGAATACTCGTCAGTCGTTGACCCCATGGCCTTCTATTTCATGATCGACGAGCTGGTCGGCCACATCATCTCCGGCATCCAGGGCGGGAAGGAGCCGTTCTACCGCAACATAGCAAAGGAGATCACCACCGCCGTCATTACCGCCAACATCCTTTTGGCCACGGAGGAAGGGCGCCTGCCGGTTATGAACATCGACACCATACGGCAAAGTATCCGTCGGGACGCCCTGGAGGAGACGATGAACGCCCTGCGGCGAATCGGCACCCATGAGGCGGATCTGACGGCCGGTATGCTGGAGGACATCCTCAAGTCCCCCATGGAGTACTACGCGAAGGTCTCATCGACACTCCGAACGGCCTTGATGGAACTCTCCTCCGGCAATATCGGCAAGATCATCGGCCAGGCCGACTCCAACCGCTTCATCAAGCGTCTGGAGGAAGGGAAGCGCGTAATCCTCGTAGTCCACACCGGGACGATGATCACCCGCGAGGCTGCGGCCACCCTGGGCAAAGTCCTCCTCTCGATGATCCAGTCCTTCATCGGCCGGGTCTATCTTTCGAACAAGCAGAAGGTTGATCCCCCTCTCTCCGTCTACATTGACGAAGCCCAAAGCCTTTTTTACCAAGGCGTTGAGGACCTTTTCGCAAAGGCGGGGTCCGCTGACGTGATGGTGACGGCCTTCGCCCAGTCCGTAAACCAGGTCTATGCGGTCGTGGGCGAGGAGTTCGGCAAGAGCATTCTCGACAACACCAATACGAAGATCTTCATGCGCTGCTCCGACGCGGAGACAAGCGAATACGTCGTCAAGCACTTCGGGGTGCGAAACGTCCTGACCGGGATCTTCGGGTCGAACCAGGTAACAACCCGGGAGGTGGAACAGGACATTCTCAAGGTCCAGGACATTCTGGGTCTCCAGCCCCGGGAGTTCTACATGCTGACCTATTCGGGGAGGTTCAAGGGAACCACGCTCGACGCCCCGAATCCCAAGCTCAAGATCATCTTCCCGGAAGCGCCGGCCGTCATCTCCTCGTTCAATGACTACCGTTCCCGTAATGAGACGGACAATCCATGA